From one Triticum urartu cultivar G1812 chromosome 3, Tu2.1, whole genome shotgun sequence genomic stretch:
- the LOC125544558 gene encoding YTH domain-containing protein ECT4 produces the protein MEPKPNTALAHKPIEEAVDNLTIDASTKASNGNLPAAKDVSSSDAISCISSADAASTAAKDAEMNQGTYMGDQGMYYYGYYYPGSFGGWDENSYYAGSNGLEMQPTVVQAENGSYLCYVPGYENGYTAYSPVVPGNGVDGQYVSKEPYYSAVVPVQDPSTPGMYAQPIAYGPELVPAYTWDPYVLLDGVQGHPVGVHQTNYPTRSNYPSNKHAVPSSKASRSTKYASGTTKGSSSAVDTVPTSANNHPSSKFANKASGASITKGHLPSSKFVAHTNQGKGSLYQSKGINLNESGRNCNGNEKLKARSKLNEFGDRDVSDKPNDDSKNSLSPGADCFGLSGVQEVNDDIPSLVAVRRDSYNLPDFVTKYEQALFFVIKSYSEDDIHKSIKYNVWASTPNGNKRLDNAYKIAQERMAGKGTKCPVFLFFSVNASGQFCGVAEMLGPVDFNKSMNFWQQDKWNGFFPVKWHIIKDVPNPQFRHIILENNENKPVTNSRDTQEVKFLQGAEMLNIFKNFSCKTSILDDFDFYENRQKVMQDRRGKPLTTSLDHLTPKDEKPSESEKQAQSACNVEHHNAKRNEEQSNDVTTDVDTAKTSQKQSNVDPADVDTAKTGQKQSNVDAADLDTTKTSEQSKVVAADVDTAKTSEGSNGVAADLDASNRSEEQSNKVTAAMLDDTGKRSEEQTSSVAAAG, from the exons ATGGAGCCCAAGCCCAACACCGCGCTCGCCCACAAGC CTATAGAAGAGGCAGTAGACAACTTGACGATTGATGCTAGCACGAAGGCAAGCAACGGCAACTTG CCTGCTGCAAAAGACGTGAGTTCTTCGGATGCAATATCATGCATTTCCTCGGCAGATGCAGCTAGTACTGCTGCCAAGGATGCTGAGATGAACCAAGGAACTTATATGGGGGACCAAGGGATGTATTACTACGGGTACTATTATCCAG GCTCATTTGGAGGATGGGATGAGAATAGCTACTATGCTGGATCGAATGGACTGGAGATGCAACCGACA GTGGTTCAAGCTGAGAATGGATCTTATTTGTGTTATGTTCCGGGTTACGAAAATGGATATACTGCTTATAGTCCAGTCGTTCCTGGAAATGGCGTGGATGGTCAGTATGTCAGCAAAGAGCCATATTACTCCGCTGTGGTTCCAGTGCAGGACCCTTCTACACCTGGCATGTATGCTCAACCAATTGCTTACGGACCTGAGCTAGTCCCCGCATACACATGGGACCCTTATGTTCTTCTGGATGGGGTTCAGGGACATCCTGTTGGTGTGCACCAAACGAACTACCCTACAAGATCAAACTACCCTTCCAATAAGCATGCTGTTCCATCTTCAAAAGCTTCACGCAGCACAAAGTATGCATCAGGTACCACCAAAGGATCATCATCAGCTGTAGACACAGTGCCAACCTCCGCCAATAACCATCCATCATCAAAGTTTGCAAATAAG GCATCTGGTGCTTCCATAACAAAAGGGCATCTTCCGTCTAGCAAGTTTGTGGCGCATACTAACCAAGGGAAAGGAAGCCTTTATCAAAGTAAAGGCATTAATTTGAATGAAAGTGGTAGAAACTGCAACGGGAATGAGAAGCTGAAGGCCAGGAGCAAGCTAAATGAATTTGGTGACCGTGACGTATCAGATAAACCCAACGATGACTCAAAAAACAGTTTGAGCCCAGGAGCAGATTGTTTTGGCTTGTCGGGTGTACAGGAGGTTAACGATGACATACCTTCACTTGTTGCAGTAAGAAGAGATTCATATAATCTTCCTGATTTTGTTACGAAGTATGAGCAAGCTTTATTCTTCGTGATTAAATCTTATAGTGAAGATGATATTCACAAGAGTATCAAGTACAATGTTTGGGCAAGTACTCCTAATGGAAACAAAAGGCTTGACAATGCCTATAAAATTGCACAAGAAAGAATGGCAGGAAAAGGAACCAAATGCCCTGTTTTCCTCTTCTTTTCT GTTAATGCTAGTGGTCAGTTCTGTGGTGTGGCTGAGATGCTTGGCCCAGTAGATTTCAACAAGAGTATGAACTTCTGGCAACAGGACAAGTGGAATGGATTCTTCCCAGTAAAATGGCACATTATCAAGGATGTGCCTAATCCTCAATTTCGACACATAATATTGGAGAATAATGAGAACAAGCCTGTTACAAACAGCAGGGACACTCAAGAG GTCAAGTTTCTACAAGGTGCAGAGATGCTGAACATTTTCAAGAACTTTTCATGCAAAACGTCAATATTGGATGACTTTGACTTCTATGAGAATAGGCAGAAAGTAATGCAGGACAGAAGAGGCAAGCCGCTTACTACATCATTGGATCACCTCACG CCGAAGGATGAGAAACCATCAGAGTCTGAAAAGCAAGCTCAATCTGCATGTAACGTAGAGCATCATAATGCCAAGAGAAACGAGGAGCAGAGCAACGATGTTACAACAGATGTTGATACAGCCAAGACAAGTCAGAAGCAGAGCAATGTGGATCCGGCAGATGTTGATACAGCCAAGACAGGTCAGAAGCAGAGCAACGTGGATGCGGCAGATCTTGATACAACCAAGACAAGTGAGCAGAGCAAAGTGGTTGCAGCAGATGTTGATACAGCCAAGACAAGTGAGGGGAGCAATGGTGTTGCAGCAGATCTTGATGCATCAAACAGAAGCGAGGAACAGAGCAACAAGGTCACCGCCGCGATGCTTGATGATACAGGCAAGAGAAGCGAGGAGCAGACGAGCAGCGTCGCCGCGGCAGGCTGA